AGTGAGACAGTGATCTCTATATAGTCATTTGGACGAGTGGATGTTCATATTTTTACTCGATTTCCCCTTCTTCCTCCCGAGTTATGGCCACACTGCAATGGTTCCCCATCGTTGCTCTATGCAGGGGCGGACCGACATAGAAGGCTGTATGGGCTTGAGCCTAGACAAGATTTTGGGCTAAAAACCCttaggtatatatatatctcccatacccagcccaaagaaaaaaaaaaaaaaattcgataaCAGCTGCTCCTCACCGAGTCACCGCTCGCAGTCGCAGCCTCAGTACCTCAATACCTCACACTCACTTCACATACTCACACTCACTGACTCAGTGTCTCAGTCACAGGCTCACAGCAGGTCTGCACTCAGCAAGACAGCAACTCACACCTTTCTCCTTCCCGGGCTCCCGGCTTCCCGTAAACGAGGTATGACAGTATGAAGCTCTATGCCTCTATCGAGAATCGATCTCCCCTGTTTCGAATTTTTGATCTCTTAACATGATAACATCTCTGATTCTCTGTGGGTTGGTTCTTCTCATGCTCTGTTTTCCCAGATTCCCAGATCTGAGATCTCTTCTCACAAAGTCACAGTCAGTCGGCCCAGATCGAGATTCCCAGATTCCCAGATTCTGTTCGCTACGGACACTGTGCTTCCTCAGTTCCTCCTCGACCAAATCGGCTCCGTGAACCCCCAATTTCATCCTCGATTCAGCTTCTCTTCTCTGACCTCCGAATTCTGTCGCTTCATGCCTTCATTTGCTTGATCGCACATTCGCACTCAGCACTTCGGATTCAGCTCCGGCGGTAATTCAAGTCTGCTATGTGCCTATGTATGTATCTCGCTTTGTATAATTGTATTACTTGACatttttttgtgaaattttttttggggTGCTGGTTTGTGTTTTTCATGCATTATTTGTATATCTGTATAATTGTATTTCAACTGTTATTAGTTACCGACTGAATGCTGCTAGTTAGTAACTAAATAACTAATAGTATTCTGTGATTGCTGTTAATAGTATTCTGTGATTGCTGAGTTTGAATTGAGTGGGCCTCGAAGGGTACGATTTAGTTAATTTATTGTTGTTTTACAACAAATGTATGcttgtagtttttaatttacggggtttggttttatgtcccatccgttgtatgttttgattgaaaataataatggcgtgaggatgagcctcccaccgggttccaaacctcaaaaaaaaaaaaaatatgcacTTCTATAATTAGCCTAGACAACATTTGATTCCTGGATCCGCTCCTGGctctatggaaagaaaatatgattTTCGAATGAAGTAGACACATGTCAAGTGTTTCAAAAGTAACGAACTGATAAGGAAACTTGCAGTGCCAACACAAACACGTACAAATTGAGTAATCATGTTGTTAATTGGTGGAACGATACAAAAATTATACTAGATTGGAGGAATCGGGCGTCGGGATGACAATGTCATTTTGTTGAAACACCCAGCAGAGCCATTAGAATTTATTTTAAAGTCATTATCGATCCGCCAGAATTTGAGAAGCACAAGTTTCCATCATTCAAATTAGAAGGCCGGAAGTTTGCAGTACCAAAAAGGGATTTAAAGTACGATAGAATTTTAACACATTTTGGTAATCACAAGATCACAACCTTATACTAAGATTGAATGGGAGTATCAATAATGTTTCAAGAAGTAACCAAGAGAAGATTTTTAATGTTTGAACTTTAGCAACTAGTTTTCTCTATTTTAAGGAATCTTTGATTGCTTTGAAGTTAATGACGCTATGAAATACAAGAAGTGGACGAGTTGGCAGTGCCCTCTTGTGAGACGCAACTTGGATTAAATGGTTAGGATCGATGAAGATTATTCGGTAATGTCAAGGAGTAGTAAAGGATGAAAAAGTTGAGTTAGTGTCTTGTTTTGCGAGGATGCGGAGGAAGGCGATCAACATAACATGTAGACTTACATGTTGTGGCATTGTCATCAAGCAAATAAAAGTCGAGGAGAGTTTAATGTAAATACTTATGCGTAATGGGTGAGCTCATAAGCCCACTATTGGGAAAACCGTTCCAAAGGTCTCGTATCTTGACGGATCTAAGTTCAAGTTAGTTTTCTCTTCATGACGATGATTATCTTGGAAGTGCCGAATGCTTCAATTTGATAATTCAGTACGAAATTCGTTGGAGGAAGTACATAGTAATTAAGAACCTGGGTACGAACCTTTGTAGACTCGACTCAAAAGAAGAAATTGCAAGTCAAGAGTAGTTTGCCAGGATCGATGTCTCTTCTAGCTTCACCTGGAGAGTCATCCATTACCTTGGAATCAGAGGTACGAAAAGATGAAAGACGAGTATAAGTAGTTTAGGTGACTATTTTCACAATTGCCTCGTGGATCGCCCATTTGCGTTTTGAGTCGAGGACTTCAAAACATTTCTTTCACGCCAAGAGTTTATATTAACCATTTTATATTCTCGCTTCTTACTATGAAAGTTGATTTTCATCTTTTGCATTACTCAAAATGTTTTCTTTGTAAGTCAAGAGACTACACCTTAAACAATTGAATTTTCCTGACTGAAATGTTTCGTTTTACAAAGTCCGAACATTTTAGGTTTCTCTAAAATTCTACAGCCTAGCTAGACTCTGAAGACAAACTCAAACTAGTTTAAAGGTTGTTTTAGAGAAAGACTTTTGAAATTATTTCTTTAGCTACCCAAGAATTCTTGCCAACTAGATTCGTTCAAAAATTATGAAGTTTAAGTCCCAAATCCTTTTCAAAGGGGGAATCGAAATTCTGGAAAGTTTGTTATTTTGTGTCTGCAGCTGCCTCTTTACCCGACCTCCCAAACTctagaaatttcaaaatttaaacaTACTCTTAGTCAGCATCTCTAGGTtggatttggtgaattttgtcTCATTTTAGTCAAAAACGAGGTCGTGGTGATTTATACAAATTTGGTGCACAAAGTGTAAAGAAAAAGTTTTATTTGGATTTTGAGCTTATCTGAAGAGTAAATCTCTTGCTACGAAGTGTCTCCTTGCTAACCTTGATTTGGTTGATATTAGACATCCAAAATTTTAGTTGTGAACTCGTTCGCGATTATTTTCCTTTTGCTCAGAAACTTGAAGTGTTAGTCTCAttgtggtgttttttttttttttttttttttttttaaaggctcATTGTGGTGTTCTTATATATCGTTGTTTATTTTTAATGTAAACTTGTGGTTGGAAGAATATTTGTTCACTTTCGAATTTACTAGGGACACCCACATCAAAAGTGAAAGATTACTTTACAAGAGAATGATCGGGACACTACGTTGTTTGGTAGTCGGACGAAGACACTAGGGAACTAAGTGCTTACAGTCAACTCGACTGTTTTGGCTTCACAAAATGTTGAAGAGGTCCTCCATAATTGGACTAGAAGTCCTCCATGAGTGGCAGCTCACAGGAAAAGTTGCCGGATAAATCACTGAAAAAGTATGATTTGTGTTCTTTGCCTAAATTTCATGTCTTCTTCTCCTAACTTCAATCTTCACATCATGTTGCCATAATGTGAGCTCCTCGATCACATCTACCACGTCATAACTTAATGAATTGTTTCGATAGAGTACCTAGTTGTAACGTATATTACAACCATGTAGTGGTAGACCGTAGTTGAATACACATGTATAAGTTGACATATAACCACAAGTAATATGTTGACGTTTAGCATGCTAGTTGATTATTGATTTACAGCACTCAAGATTCGGTCATATACATAGAAATTACTTTTAGAAGATATGTCTTATTATAATTGAAAGTTGAAATACAGATCTCGTGGAGAGACTTATTCTaagaaccatatatatatataagaccaAAGTTATTCTTCATGATAAGGATGTACTTCACAAACATCCATTTTATTCTGTTGCACACTTCATGAGATTTCAAGTACTTCAATGGACCCTGCATCACAATTCATAATAAAATGtaacaaaatattaatattaaaaattaaaCATATGTTCTGAATTAGCTTAATTAGGCGATTGCTGTAAATTCTCTTagttttttataattttttatttataataaatatcATATTGATATATCATTAATTTAAGCCAGAAATGGCCATTATATATCATTTCTCTACCGACATGGGCTAGATAAAAAATTTGTTGTAGTACCACAACAATACATAGATTAGGTTCAATCATTTGATAATTTTCATGTTCACTTATTTATGCAAGCCTATTCACTATGAAATAACATAGTAAATAAGTAAGCCCAAAGGTAAAACTCATAGTTGCACAATAGAGTGCCAAGCTACCTAAAAACAATAGGAGATAGTGAGaaagtgaaaaacaaaacaaataggaGCCTAAAAGAACAACACAAAGAAAGCCAACCCAAACCGAGCCAGAATGGCCTGGCCCAAGCCCAGTCTCATTTTCATCACGCCAAGGATACGCGTACAGCCCCTCCACCAAACTAAGTCGCCATGACAACGCCGCTCCTCGAGCCGCCACAACTTGTGGCTCCTCGAACCGCACCGCCAAGATCAAGCATCCCTACAACCCACTCATCCACGAGACCTGCACTGTTGACGAAGTGCCAGCGCTATCCAACACCCCACCTCGCCATGGAGACATCACACCAAACTGCACTGCCAAAACCACCTTGCCAAAGTCTCAATCGACAATTCCCAAACAGCCCTTCCAAGCAATAGCAACGAAACTCCCCGCGCGACAGGACCACGCACTGCGGTGATGCCAGTGGCCTGCCTCAGGCGGGAGCCACCGGAAGAGAAAGActggttctagggtttttggtttctttagaGCCGCAGAGGTGTTAACACTCTTAGTTATTATACCTTGTTATCTTTAAAATTATTTGTCAATGAAGTTTAAAGCATATAAAAATGAATATTATATGTGATAAACTGAGAGTGAgaataataaagtattaatCTTTAATTACGTACTCGTCACAATTGGTGTCCGGACTAATCGTGTAAGGAAGCCTAACACCACATCTGATTGGAAGACCAGCCACGAGGTTAAGCTTGagtccacaattgcttcgagCAGCTGCAACCAAGCACCTGCAAACGGACTGGCGGTCGATGGTGGTCTTAGCCCAGTTGCTAAGGTACCGGACTCCATTGCAACATGGTGCAGGGACGGTCCCACCATTCCTCAGGTAAATTGTGCATGGTCTCACGCTTTCTGACACCTGGCCACATGTGACCGCGTGGGACGCTAACGGTGCACCAACCACCAGGCACACGAGGACCACGAAAGCCAACCTAGAGGCTATAGAACTTGTCATGAATATCTCGGTAGGGAAGGCCGGACCTAGCTATTTATAGTGTTTCTGGATTTCTGGCTAACTGTGTG
Above is a genomic segment from Rosa chinensis cultivar Old Blush chromosome 3, RchiOBHm-V2, whole genome shotgun sequence containing:
- the LOC112191887 gene encoding non-specific lipid-transfer protein 1; its protein translation is MTSSIASRLAFVVLVCLVVGAPLASHAVTCGQVSESVRPCTIYLRNGGTVPAPCCNGVRYLSNWAKTTIDRQSVCRCLVAAARSNCGLKLNLVAGLPIRCGVRLPYTISPDTNCDEVH